A genomic stretch from Aminobacter aminovorans includes:
- a CDS encoding LLM class flavin-dependent oxidoreductase — protein MSMLGATASAVQPFFLGTFASNCSSGMTVTKIPDRWDNSWGNNLRLGKLLDDAGIDFMLPIARWIGYGGETNFHGNVLETMTWATALLAHTRNITVFATIHTVANHPVVVAKQLATIDQISGGRVGLNIVAGWNKPEYEALGLTLPDDHVTRYGYAQEWFDVVRALWSRAEAFDWDGTYFKLKQVLGDPRPSARLPILNAAGSDHGRKFAIQNADFLFTPAIDLARSKDEIAALKAQSKQASRAVDVLTFSHVVCRPTEREALDFLNYSARENADWEAADNLVRLQFAHAQSFPHDLLALIRDRMAAGHGGFPLVGTPEQVADGITALHETGFRGTTLSFVDYAEEFPYFRDNVLPILEARGIRIPPLAQRSAA, from the coding sequence ATGAGCATGCTCGGCGCCACTGCATCCGCAGTGCAACCCTTCTTTCTCGGCACCTTTGCGTCCAACTGTTCCAGCGGCATGACCGTCACCAAGATCCCGGATCGCTGGGACAATTCATGGGGCAACAATCTGCGCCTCGGCAAGCTTCTCGACGACGCCGGCATCGACTTCATGCTGCCGATCGCCCGCTGGATCGGTTATGGCGGCGAGACCAATTTCCACGGCAACGTGCTGGAGACGATGACCTGGGCGACGGCGCTTCTAGCCCACACCCGCAACATCACGGTCTTCGCCACCATCCACACTGTCGCCAACCATCCTGTTGTCGTTGCCAAGCAACTGGCAACGATCGACCAGATCAGCGGCGGACGCGTCGGCCTCAACATCGTTGCGGGCTGGAACAAGCCCGAATATGAAGCGCTTGGCCTGACGCTGCCCGACGATCACGTCACCCGCTATGGCTATGCCCAGGAATGGTTCGACGTGGTCAGGGCATTGTGGAGCCGCGCCGAGGCCTTCGACTGGGACGGCACCTATTTCAAGCTCAAGCAGGTCCTTGGCGATCCAAGGCCTTCGGCGCGCCTGCCGATCCTCAACGCTGCCGGCTCCGATCATGGCCGCAAGTTCGCGATCCAGAACGCCGACTTCCTGTTCACCCCGGCGATCGACCTGGCCCGCTCGAAGGACGAGATCGCCGCGCTGAAGGCGCAGTCGAAGCAGGCCAGCCGCGCCGTCGATGTGCTGACCTTCTCGCATGTCGTCTGCCGTCCGACCGAAAGGGAGGCGCTCGACTTCCTCAACTATTCGGCCCGGGAGAACGCCGATTGGGAGGCCGCCGACAATCTCGTCCGGCTACAGTTCGCCCATGCACAGTCCTTCCCGCACGATCTGCTCGCACTCATCCGCGACCGCATGGCGGCGGGTCATGGCGGCTTCCCGCTTGTCGGCACGCCTGAGCAGGTGGCGGATGGCATCACCGCGCTTCATGAAACAGGCTTCCGCGGAACCACCTTGTCGTTCGTCGATTACGCCGAGGAATTCCCCTATTTCCGTGACAACGTCCTGCCGATCCTGGAGGCGCGAGGCATACGCATCCCGCCTCTGGCGCAGCGTTCGGCGGCGTGA
- the ptsP gene encoding phosphoenolpyruvate--protein phosphotransferase, giving the protein MIRDMAAGPRVLLKRLRELMAEPLEPQERLDRIVRDIAANMVAEVCSLYVLRADSVLELYATVGLNPNAVHLAQLRLGQGLVGTIAASARALNLSNAQEHPAFAYLPETGEEIYHSFLGVPVLRAGRTLGVLVVQNKTMRHYRDDEIEALETTAMVIAEMIASGDIGRLSRPGLELDLSRPASFTGIAFNEGVGLGHVVLHEPRIVVTNLFNEDSEEELRRLEDSLGSLRLSIDDMLERRDVAFEGEHREVLEAYRMFANDRGWVRRLEEAIRNGLTAEAAVEKVQSDMRARMMHMTDPYLRERMSDFDDLANRLLRQLLGRGPETIAESLPKDAIIVARSMGAAELLDYPRDRLRGLVLEDGAPTSHVVIVARAMGIPVAGQMKGVVSMSENGDPIIVDGVEGAVHLRPQPDLEAAYAEKVRFRARRQELYRELRKKPSETKDGVKVDLLMNAGLAVDLPQLAEAGAAGIGLFRTELQFMVASTFPRAEAQEKLYRDVLDTARGRPVTFRTIDIGGDKVLPYFKGSAQEEENPALGWRAIRLTLDRPGLLRTQIRALLKAAGGRELKVMLPMVTELGEIAQAREIIDREVRHLSRFAHHLPTSLKLGAMVEVPSLLWQLDELMQAVDFVSVGSNDLFQFVMAADRGNTQLADRFDTLSVPFLRVLKQIADAGLRNHTPVTLCGELAGKPISAMALLGLGYRSISMSPASIGPVKAMLTELPLGELTAFLDDNLAGPAARLPMRALLQAFADDRSIPL; this is encoded by the coding sequence ATGATACGTGACATGGCCGCCGGGCCGCGCGTACTTCTGAAACGGCTCCGCGAATTGATGGCGGAGCCCCTCGAGCCACAGGAACGGCTCGACAGGATCGTGCGCGATATAGCCGCCAACATGGTGGCCGAAGTCTGCTCGCTCTACGTGCTTCGCGCCGACTCGGTGCTCGAGCTCTATGCGACTGTCGGTCTCAATCCCAACGCCGTCCACCTGGCGCAGTTGCGTCTCGGCCAGGGTCTGGTCGGCACGATTGCTGCCAGCGCCCGCGCGCTCAACCTCTCCAACGCCCAGGAACATCCCGCCTTCGCCTACCTGCCGGAGACAGGCGAGGAGATCTACCATTCCTTCCTCGGCGTGCCGGTGCTCAGGGCAGGGCGCACGCTCGGCGTTCTGGTCGTCCAGAACAAGACCATGCGGCACTACCGCGACGATGAGATCGAGGCGCTCGAAACCACCGCCATGGTGATTGCCGAGATGATCGCCTCAGGCGACATCGGTCGCCTCAGCCGTCCGGGCCTCGAACTCGATCTGTCGCGCCCGGCGAGCTTCACCGGCATCGCCTTCAACGAAGGTGTCGGCCTCGGCCATGTCGTGCTGCACGAGCCGCGCATCGTCGTCACCAACCTGTTCAACGAAGACAGCGAAGAGGAGCTGCGCCGGCTCGAGGATTCGCTCGGTTCCCTGCGCTTGTCGATCGACGACATGCTCGAACGCCGCGACGTCGCCTTCGAGGGCGAGCACCGCGAAGTTCTCGAAGCCTACCGGATGTTTGCCAACGACCGTGGCTGGGTGCGCCGTCTCGAAGAGGCGATCCGCAACGGCCTGACGGCGGAAGCCGCGGTCGAAAAGGTGCAGAGCGACATGCGCGCGCGCATGATGCACATGACCGATCCTTATCTGCGCGAGCGGATGAGCGATTTCGACGACCTCGCCAACCGCCTTTTGCGCCAGCTGCTGGGTCGCGGCCCCGAGACCATCGCCGAGAGCCTGCCCAAGGACGCCATCATCGTTGCGCGTTCGATGGGGGCGGCCGAGCTGCTCGACTATCCGCGCGATCGCTTGCGCGGGCTGGTGCTGGAAGACGGTGCGCCGACGTCCCACGTCGTCATCGTCGCGCGCGCCATGGGCATCCCCGTCGCCGGACAGATGAAGGGCGTCGTTTCCATGTCGGAGAACGGCGATCCGATCATCGTCGACGGTGTCGAAGGCGCTGTCCACCTTCGGCCGCAGCCTGATCTCGAAGCAGCCTATGCCGAAAAGGTGCGCTTCCGCGCCCGCCGCCAGGAACTCTACCGCGAACTGCGCAAGAAGCCGTCCGAAACAAAGGACGGCGTCAAGGTCGACCTCTTGATGAATGCCGGCCTCGCCGTCGACCTGCCGCAGCTCGCCGAGGCGGGTGCGGCCGGCATTGGCCTGTTCCGCACCGAGCTGCAGTTCATGGTCGCCTCGACGTTCCCGCGCGCCGAAGCGCAGGAAAAGCTCTACCGCGACGTGCTCGACACTGCGCGTGGCCGTCCCGTCACCTTCCGCACCATCGACATTGGCGGCGACAAGGTGCTGCCCTATTTCAAGGGCTCGGCGCAGGAAGAAGAAAACCCCGCACTTGGCTGGCGCGCCATCCGCCTCACGCTCGACCGTCCCGGCCTGTTGCGTACCCAGATCCGGGCGCTGCTCAAAGCCGCCGGCGGACGCGAGCTCAAGGTCATGCTGCCGATGGTCACAGAGCTTGGCGAGATCGCCCAGGCGCGGGAGATTATCGACCGCGAGGTCCGCCACCTCTCCCGCTTCGCGCACCATTTGCCGACGAGCCTGAAGCTCGGCGCGATGGTAGAGGTGCCGTCGCTGTTGTGGCAGCTCGACGAGCTGATGCAGGCCGTCGATTTCGTCTCGGTCGGCTCCAACGATCTGTTTCAGTTCGTCATGGCCGCCGACCGCGGCAACACTCAGCTTGCCGACCGCTTCGACACGCTGTCGGTGCCGTTCCTGCGCGTGCTGAAGCAGATCGCCGATGCCGGCCTGCGCAACCACACGCCGGTGACCCTTTGCGGCGAGCTTGCCGGCAAGCCGATCTCGGCGATGGCGCTGCTTGGCCTCGGCTACCGCTCGATCTCGATGTCGCCTGCTTCCATCGGTCCGGTCAAGGCGATGCTGACCGAACTGCCGCTTGGCGAACTTACCGCCTTCCTCGACGATAACCTTGCCGGTCCTGCCGCCCGCCTGCCGATGCGCGCGCTGCTCCAGGCCTTTGCGGACGACCGTTCAATACCATTATGA
- a CDS encoding MmcQ/YjbR family DNA-binding protein — protein sequence MTPEDVRRIALELPGATEKSHFGKPDFRVRDRVFATLPEDGNAVIKLTRDQQEVMCGAETTVFRPVEGGWGKQGWTRVMLQAADEPTLRSALVAAWRNTAPVTLRKAFDLAGG from the coding sequence ATGACACCTGAAGATGTCAGACGCATCGCCCTGGAACTGCCAGGGGCGACCGAGAAATCGCATTTCGGCAAGCCCGACTTCCGTGTCCGCGACCGTGTCTTCGCCACCCTGCCCGAGGACGGCAATGCCGTGATCAAGCTGACGCGCGACCAGCAGGAAGTGATGTGCGGAGCGGAGACCACGGTGTTCCGGCCGGTCGAAGGCGGCTGGGGCAAGCAGGGCTGGACGCGGGTGATGCTTCAAGCTGCCGACGAGCCGACGCTGCGCAGCGCGCTGGTCGCCGCCTGGCGCAACACCGCACCAGTCACCTTGCGCAAGGCCTTCGACCTGGCGGGTGGCTGA
- the prmC gene encoding peptide chain release factor N(5)-glutamine methyltransferase — MAERRLGDLLRHARQRLADAGIVDAAFDSRLLVEHFSGTTRSDAISSPDRIVGQVAEVEAALARRIAGEPVHRILGYRDFYGMRLSLSSETLEPRPDTETLVDAVLPFVHQTAARQGVCRILDLGTGTGAIALALVTQEPKAVAIGVDVSDDALTTAVANAGQLGVSARFTAKKSDWFAEIIGLHHLIVSNPPYISSSEIENLQNEVRKFDPRRALDGGPDGVDPYRMIASGAALHLEKDGLVGLEIGHDQRRAVTAIFEQAGYHLLAQNKDLGGNDRVLLFRR; from the coding sequence ATGGCTGAGCGTCGGCTTGGTGACCTGCTGCGCCACGCGCGCCAGCGCCTGGCAGACGCCGGCATTGTCGATGCGGCATTCGATTCCCGGCTGCTCGTCGAGCATTTCTCCGGCACCACACGCAGTGACGCCATTTCGTCGCCCGACAGGATCGTCGGGCAGGTAGCCGAGGTCGAGGCAGCGCTCGCGCGCCGCATAGCGGGCGAACCGGTCCACCGCATCCTCGGCTACCGCGATTTCTACGGCATGCGGCTCAGCCTCTCCTCGGAGACGCTCGAACCCCGTCCCGACACCGAGACGCTTGTCGATGCCGTCCTGCCTTTTGTCCATCAGACGGCGGCGCGCCAGGGCGTTTGCCGCATCCTCGACCTTGGCACCGGCACCGGCGCGATTGCGCTGGCGCTCGTCACGCAGGAGCCGAAGGCGGTGGCGATCGGCGTCGATGTTTCCGACGATGCGCTGACGACGGCGGTGGCCAATGCCGGCCAGCTTGGCGTGTCGGCGCGCTTTACTGCGAAAAAATCCGACTGGTTTGCAGAGATAATTGGCCTGCACCATTTAATCGTCTCAAATCCTCCCTATATCTCTTCTTCAGAGATCGAGAATTTGCAGAACGAGGTTCGCAAATTTGATCCGCGCCGCGCGCTCGACGGCGGCCCGGACGGTGTTGACCCATACAGAATGATCGCGTCGGGTGCTGCGCTCCATCTTGAAAAAGATGGCCTTGTCGGGCTTGAAATCGGGCACGATCAAAGGCGCGCTGTGACAGCGATATTCGAGCAAGCCGGCTACCATTTGTTGGCCCAGAACAAGGACTTGGGCGGCAATGACCGCGTGCTCTTATTCCGCCGCTGA
- the ubiG gene encoding bifunctional 2-polyprenyl-6-hydroxyphenol methylase/3-demethylubiquinol 3-O-methyltransferase UbiG, producing MPDPRPSTIDAGEVERFSALSAEWWNPNGKFRPLHKFNPVRLGYIRDQVAQRFGRDTHAARPFEGLRILDIGCGGGLLCEPMARLGAEVVGADASSTNIEVAKIHAAESGVKVDYRATTAEDLADAGEKFDIILNMEVVEHVADVELFVRKCGEMVKPGGIMFVATINRTFKALGLAIVGAEYVLRWLPRGTHQYGKLVRPEELDKALIGAGLATIDRTGVIYNPLADRWQKSRDMDVNYMVLAEKAA from the coding sequence ATGCCAGACCCCCGCCCATCGACCATCGATGCCGGAGAAGTCGAGCGGTTCTCGGCTCTGTCTGCCGAATGGTGGAACCCAAACGGCAAGTTCCGCCCGCTGCACAAGTTCAACCCTGTCCGCCTGGGCTACATCCGCGACCAGGTCGCCCAGCGCTTCGGCCGCGACACCCACGCCGCCAGGCCCTTCGAAGGCCTGCGGATCCTCGACATCGGCTGCGGCGGCGGCCTTTTGTGCGAGCCTATGGCACGCCTGGGCGCTGAAGTCGTCGGCGCCGACGCCTCGTCCACCAACATCGAGGTAGCCAAGATCCATGCTGCCGAAAGCGGTGTGAAGGTGGACTACCGCGCCACGACAGCCGAGGATCTCGCCGACGCCGGCGAGAAATTCGACATCATCCTCAATATGGAAGTTGTCGAGCACGTTGCCGACGTCGAACTGTTCGTCAGGAAATGCGGCGAGATGGTCAAGCCTGGTGGCATCATGTTCGTCGCCACCATAAACCGCACCTTCAAGGCGCTGGGTCTCGCCATCGTCGGCGCTGAGTATGTGTTGCGCTGGCTGCCGCGCGGCACCCACCAGTATGGCAAGCTGGTGCGCCCCGAGGAACTTGACAAGGCGCTCATCGGCGCCGGCCTCGCCACCATCGACCGCACCGGCGTGATCTACAATCCGCTTGCCGACCGCTGGCAGAAATCGCGCGACATGGACGTCAACTACATGGTGCTGGCGGAAAAGGCGGCCTGA
- the prfA gene encoding peptide chain release factor 1, translating into MISLPHDRMNQVVKRFDMLEAQMAAGPAPDVYVKLASEYSDIQDLVARIRELRSAEQELVDLDAMLSDKGTDAEMRALAEMDKPEVEDRIEALQREIQILLLPKDAADDKNAILEIRAGTGGDEAALFAGDLYRMYERYAASKGWRFEVVSASDGDAGGFKEVIAGVSGKGVFAHLKFESGVHRVQRVPATEASGRIHTSAATVAVLPEAEEVDIDIRAEDIRIDTMRASGSGGQHVNTTDSAVRITHLPTGIMVVQAEKSQHQNRARAMQILRARLYDLERSRADEERSSSRKSQVGSGDRSERIRTYNFPQGRLTDHRINLTLYKLDRVMMGELDEVVEALISDHQSKLLADMGSDG; encoded by the coding sequence ATGATCAGCCTGCCCCATGACAGAATGAACCAGGTCGTCAAACGCTTCGACATGCTCGAAGCGCAGATGGCCGCCGGTCCGGCGCCCGACGTCTACGTCAAGCTGGCCTCCGAATATTCCGACATCCAGGACCTTGTGGCCAGGATCCGCGAATTGCGCTCGGCCGAGCAGGAGCTGGTCGATCTCGATGCGATGCTGTCCGACAAGGGCACCGACGCCGAGATGCGGGCGCTGGCCGAGATGGACAAGCCCGAGGTCGAGGACCGCATCGAGGCGCTGCAGCGCGAAATCCAAATCCTGCTGTTGCCCAAGGATGCTGCGGACGACAAGAACGCCATCCTCGAAATCCGCGCCGGCACCGGCGGCGACGAGGCAGCGCTTTTTGCCGGCGACCTCTACCGCATGTACGAACGCTATGCTGCCTCCAAGGGCTGGCGGTTCGAGGTCGTGTCGGCAAGCGACGGCGATGCCGGCGGCTTCAAGGAAGTCATCGCCGGCGTCTCGGGCAAGGGCGTGTTCGCGCATCTGAAGTTCGAGTCGGGCGTGCACCGCGTCCAGCGCGTGCCGGCGACCGAGGCCAGCGGCCGCATCCACACCTCCGCCGCCACAGTCGCGGTGCTGCCGGAGGCGGAGGAGGTCGACATCGATATCCGCGCCGAAGACATCCGCATCGACACCATGCGTGCCTCGGGCTCCGGCGGCCAGCACGTCAACACCACCGACTCGGCGGTGCGCATCACCCATCTGCCCACCGGCATCATGGTGGTGCAGGCGGAAAAATCGCAGCACCAGAACCGTGCGCGTGCGATGCAGATCCTGCGTGCCCGCCTCTATGACCTGGAGCGCAGCCGTGCCGATGAGGAACGCTCGTCGTCGCGCAAGTCACAGGTGGGTTCCGGCGATCGCTCCGAGCGCATCCGCACCTATAATTTTCCGCAGGGGCGCCTGACCGACCACCGCATCAACCTGACGCTCTACAAGCTCGACCGGGTGATGATGGGCGAACTCGATGAGGTCGTCGAGGCGCTGATCTCCGACCACCAGTCGAAGCTGCTGGCCGACATGGGCTCGGATGGCTGA
- a CDS encoding winged helix DNA-binding protein yields MSKENKPVPGSELLDRGWHLARTPLEIDVTEVEYALMRSYEAFGRWQAECLATVIEFSATGAENALLHVIRMNDRPKTIHDLAHMTNREDIPNIQYSLRKLIKGGFVKRTGSGRTGVTYEVTPLGHRVTERYADIRSVLLIDAVTRVPDLAAKLADAAHTLELVTGIYEQAARAAATHRRRHPQLDPEAEGD; encoded by the coding sequence ATGAGCAAGGAAAACAAACCTGTACCAGGCTCCGAACTGCTTGATCGCGGCTGGCATCTCGCCCGGACGCCGCTCGAAATCGACGTCACCGAAGTGGAATATGCGTTGATGCGCTCCTACGAAGCGTTCGGACGCTGGCAGGCGGAATGCCTCGCCACGGTGATCGAATTTTCGGCGACGGGTGCAGAGAACGCCTTGCTGCACGTCATCCGAATGAACGATCGGCCAAAGACCATCCATGACCTCGCCCACATGACCAATCGCGAGGATATTCCCAACATCCAGTACAGCCTGCGCAAGCTGATCAAGGGCGGTTTCGTCAAGCGCACCGGCAGCGGCAGGACCGGCGTGACCTATGAGGTGACGCCGCTCGGCCATCGCGTCACAGAGCGCTACGCTGATATCCGCTCGGTGCTGCTCATCGATGCGGTGACCCGCGTGCCCGACCTGGCCGCCAAGCTGGCCGACGCAGCACACACGCTGGAATTGGTGACAGGTATCTACGAACAGGCCGCCCGCGCCGCCGCCACCCACCGCCGCCGCCATCCGCAGCTCGATCCCGAGGCCGAAGGTGACTGA
- a CDS encoding VOC family protein, whose protein sequence is MSPSPIHSITFGRAAPGLAVRDIQAAFRFYSEILGMQKVFENGSPVGFMVLKKDAAEIHLSQSRDHAPSTVNAFHMFVDDIDALYAICEAAGVRIIKSLKDKDYGQRAFVFADPDGNRIDVGQRI, encoded by the coding sequence ATGAGTCCATCCCCCATTCATTCGATCACCTTCGGCCGGGCGGCCCCAGGCCTTGCCGTCCGTGACATCCAGGCGGCATTCCGCTTCTACTCCGAAATCCTCGGCATGCAGAAAGTGTTCGAGAACGGTAGTCCCGTGGGTTTCATGGTGCTGAAGAAGGACGCCGCCGAGATCCATCTGAGCCAGAGCCGCGACCACGCGCCTTCAACCGTCAACGCGTTCCACATGTTCGTCGACGACATCGACGCGCTCTACGCCATCTGCGAGGCCGCCGGCGTTCGGATCATCAAATCGCTGAAAGACAAGGACTACGGCCAGCGGGCCTTCGTGTTTGCCGACCCCGACGGCAACAGGATCGACGTGGGACAGCGTATCTAG
- a CDS encoding flavin reductase family protein, which yields MTIPISVPLVPVGGADFRAAMRLIVGNVSVITAGVGDDRSGLVVISVVSLSAEPPKVIACVNRSSSTWSVIERHGHFAVNSLGPQHQQVAERFSGFGGIKGNERYEVADWLTLKTGASVLSDAVAAFDCSLDEMIDRGTHSIIIGSVEAVRTQDAGQALLYWRGGYRPLDA from the coding sequence ATGACGATCCCCATTTCCGTTCCTCTCGTCCCCGTGGGGGGCGCTGATTTCCGCGCCGCCATGCGGCTCATCGTCGGCAATGTCAGCGTCATCACCGCCGGCGTCGGCGATGACCGCTCAGGACTGGTGGTGATTTCGGTCGTTTCACTGTCGGCCGAGCCACCCAAGGTCATCGCCTGCGTCAACCGGTCGTCGTCGACCTGGTCGGTCATCGAGCGGCATGGCCATTTCGCCGTCAATTCGCTTGGGCCGCAGCATCAGCAGGTCGCCGAGCGTTTTTCCGGCTTCGGCGGCATCAAGGGCAATGAACGCTACGAAGTTGCTGACTGGCTCACGCTGAAGACCGGGGCGTCGGTGCTGTCGGATGCGGTCGCCGCTTTCGATTGCAGCCTCGACGAGATGATTGATCGCGGCACGCATTCGATCATCATCGGCTCGGTCGAGGCGGTCAGGACGCAGGATGCCGGTCAGGCGCTGCTCTACTGGCGCGGCGGCTACCGGCCGCTAGACGCCTGA
- a CDS encoding DUF4167 domain-containing protein codes for MRPQQQNRRMRGRNNNNNNNNNNNGNNNRKGPNPLTRNYESNGPDVKIRGSAQQIAEKYTTLARDAHSSGDRVMAENYLQHAEHYNRIIAAAMAQMPIQQQQQSRDDFDSDMDDERDDDGVGNNVAEAQVQQPQFQPQPVVNGSGPQPDIEGTPAEVALNPEAAEGQPREGRRERRPNRERRPRQHEQQAEASQSEVAVAEQPQPQAAVAEAVVAEAVVAQAAPAAEAAEGEVATAPRRGRRPRRGERAVTEASGDAGEAPVAEPAIVEG; via the coding sequence ATGAGGCCACAACAGCAGAATAGGCGCATGCGCGGTCGTAACAACAACAATAACAACAACAATAACAATAACGGCAACAACAACCGCAAGGGTCCAAACCCACTTACGCGCAACTATGAGAGCAACGGACCCGACGTAAAGATCCGTGGTTCTGCGCAGCAGATCGCTGAAAAATACACCACCCTGGCGCGCGACGCGCACAGCTCTGGTGATCGCGTGATGGCCGAAAACTATCTGCAGCACGCAGAGCACTACAACCGCATCATTGCTGCCGCCATGGCGCAGATGCCCATCCAGCAACAGCAGCAGAGCCGCGACGACTTCGATTCCGACATGGATGACGAGCGCGACGATGACGGTGTGGGCAACAACGTTGCCGAGGCCCAGGTCCAGCAGCCTCAGTTTCAGCCGCAGCCGGTCGTCAATGGTTCCGGTCCGCAGCCTGACATCGAAGGCACGCCGGCCGAGGTCGCCCTCAACCCGGAAGCCGCCGAAGGCCAGCCGCGTGAAGGCCGCCGCGAGCGCCGCCCCAATCGTGAACGCCGTCCGCGCCAGCACGAGCAGCAGGCCGAGGCATCGCAATCGGAAGTCGCCGTGGCTGAACAGCCGCAGCCGCAGGCAGCCGTTGCGGAAGCAGTCGTCGCCGAGGCAGTGGTTGCTCAGGCGGCACCTGCCGCCGAAGCCGCCGAGGGTGAAGTCGCTACCGCGCCGCGTCGTGGCCGTCGTCCTCGCCGTGGCGAGCGCGCCGTAACCGAGGCATCCGGCGACGCAGGCGAAGCGCCGGTAGCCGAGCCTGCCATCGTCGAAGGCTGA
- a CDS encoding aspartate kinase, with the protein MARIVMKFGGTSVADIARIRNVARHVKREVDAGHEVAVVVSAMSGKTNELVGWVQEASKAEGANFNIYDAREYDAVVASGEQVTSGLLSLALQAMGINARSWQGWQIPIKTDNAHGAARILDIDGSFLIKRFQEGQVAVVAGFQGIGPDNRIATLGRGGSDTSAVAIAAAVKADRCDIYTDVDGVYTTDPRIEPKARRLSRISFEEMLEMASLGAKVLQVRSVELAMVHKVRTFVRSSFEDPDAPGMGDFLNPPGTLICDEDEIVEQQVVTGIAYAKDEAQVSLRRVADRPGVAGGIFGPLAEANINVDMIVQNISEDGKFTDMTFTVPSGDVNKALAVLEKIRPDIGYDAVQHDEGMSKVSVIGIGMRSHAGVAATAFQALAAKGINIRAITTSEIKISILIDGPYTELAVRTLHSVYGLDKQ; encoded by the coding sequence ATGGCGCGCATCGTGATGAAATTCGGCGGGACATCCGTCGCCGACATCGCCCGAATCCGCAACGTGGCGCGCCATGTCAAACGTGAGGTTGACGCCGGCCACGAAGTCGCCGTGGTCGTATCGGCGATGTCCGGCAAGACCAACGAGCTGGTCGGTTGGGTGCAGGAGGCCTCGAAGGCCGAAGGCGCCAATTTCAACATTTACGACGCCCGCGAATATGACGCCGTGGTCGCCTCGGGCGAGCAGGTGACGTCGGGACTGCTGTCGCTTGCGCTGCAGGCGATGGGAATCAACGCCCGCTCCTGGCAGGGCTGGCAGATCCCGATCAAGACCGACAACGCACATGGCGCGGCCCGCATCCTCGACATTGACGGCTCGTTCCTGATCAAGCGCTTCCAGGAGGGCCAGGTCGCTGTGGTTGCAGGTTTTCAGGGCATCGGCCCCGACAACCGCATCGCCACGCTCGGGCGCGGCGGCTCCGACACCTCGGCTGTCGCAATCGCAGCAGCCGTGAAGGCCGATCGCTGCGATATCTACACCGATGTCGACGGCGTCTACACGACGGATCCGCGCATCGAGCCCAAGGCGCGGCGCCTGTCGCGCATCTCGTTCGAGGAAATGCTCGAAATGGCTTCGCTCGGCGCCAAGGTGCTGCAGGTCCGCTCGGTCGAACTGGCCATGGTGCACAAGGTCCGCACCTTCGTGCGTTCTTCCTTCGAGGATCCCGATGCGCCCGGCATGGGCGATTTCCTCAACCCGCCTGGTACTCTCATTTGTGACGAGGATGAAATCGTGGAACAGCAGGTCGTCACCGGAATTGCCTACGCCAAGGACGAAGCCCAGGTCTCGCTGCGCCGTGTCGCCGACCGGCCGGGTGTTGCAGGCGGGATCTTCGGCCCATTGGCCGAGGCCAACATCAATGTCGACATGATCGTCCAGAACATTTCCGAGGACGGCAAGTTCACCGACATGACCTTCACCGTGCCATCGGGCGACGTCAACAAGGCGCTTGCCGTGCTCGAGAAGATCCGCCCCGACATCGGGTATGATGCCGTCCAACACGATGAGGGCATGTCCAAGGTGTCGGTCATCGGCATCGGCATGCGCAGCCATGCAGGCGTCGCGGCCACAGCTTTCCAGGCACTGGCCGCCAAGGGTATCAACATCCGCGCCATCACCACCTCCGAGATCAAGATTTCGATCCTTATCGACGGGCCTTATACTGAACTTGCGGTTCGGACTTTGCATTCCGTCTACGGTCTGGATAAGCAGTAG